Proteins from a genomic interval of Bremerella sp. JC817:
- a CDS encoding heme-binding protein, with amino-acid sequence MMRLQIVLALTSLICLVGSVTAREVEEGDPPTHVEAAKMISDALTQAKDQSAEARLESYQRVAKAVQEKCPNNVLIAEKLQAADNVETLEKALRQSYDILSFEMKHEADLPEGFPEPTPVGEIRVKHYPAYRLARTESQRDSGFFKLLAHITVNRIEMTAPVEMTYQSSEDKSLEQVDMAFLYGDPKLGEVGKKMGGVKVEDVPAMTTVCIGLKGESDRAKLAEVEQRLEKWLAREGSEYERAGKLRLLGYNSPQVASQSRYYEVELPIRKK; translated from the coding sequence ATGATGCGTTTGCAGATCGTACTCGCGCTGACTTCCCTTATCTGTTTGGTAGGCTCGGTAACCGCGCGGGAGGTGGAAGAGGGAGATCCCCCGACACATGTCGAGGCCGCGAAAATGATTTCCGACGCGTTGACGCAGGCGAAAGACCAATCGGCGGAAGCTCGGCTAGAGAGCTACCAACGCGTCGCCAAGGCCGTCCAAGAGAAGTGCCCTAATAATGTTCTGATCGCCGAAAAACTTCAGGCAGCCGACAACGTCGAGACGCTCGAGAAAGCGCTTCGCCAGTCGTACGACATTCTCTCGTTTGAAATGAAGCACGAGGCTGACTTGCCTGAGGGGTTTCCCGAACCGACACCGGTTGGCGAGATCCGGGTGAAGCATTATCCGGCGTATCGCCTGGCCAGGACGGAATCGCAGAGAGATTCCGGCTTCTTCAAACTGCTGGCCCACATCACGGTCAATCGGATTGAAATGACCGCCCCGGTCGAAATGACCTATCAGTCGAGCGAAGACAAATCACTCGAACAGGTCGACATGGCGTTTCTGTACGGGGACCCAAAGCTTGGCGAAGTTGGTAAGAAGATGGGTGGCGTGAAAGTCGAGGATGTTCCCGCGATGACGACGGTCTGCATCGGTCTCAAAGGAGAAAGCGACCGCGCGAAACTGGCGGAAGTTGAGCAGCGACTGGAAAAGTGGTTGGCTCGCGAGGGTTCCGAATACGAGCGAGCCGGCAAACTACGCCTGCTCGGTTATAACAGCCCACAGGTCGCGTCCCAATCGCGCTACTACGAAGTGGAACTACCGATCCGTAAAAAGTGA
- a CDS encoding fasciclin domain-containing protein, giving the protein MKMLTAGLIALAAVLGTSTWAVAEDAKPKDIVDTAVAAGQFKTLVAAVKAADLVDTLKSEGPFTVFAPTDEAFAKLPKGTVASLLKPENKDKLIAILTYHVVPGKVMAEDVVKLSKAKTVQGSTAKVTVKEGKVMIDEANVVKTDIVTSNGVIHVIDSVIMPE; this is encoded by the coding sequence ATGAAGATGTTAACTGCTGGTTTGATCGCACTTGCCGCCGTATTGGGTACCTCGACCTGGGCGGTCGCCGAAGACGCCAAGCCGAAGGATATTGTCGACACGGCTGTCGCCGCTGGACAGTTCAAGACCCTGGTTGCCGCGGTTAAGGCAGCCGACCTGGTCGATACCCTGAAGAGTGAAGGGCCTTTCACCGTCTTTGCTCCGACCGACGAAGCCTTCGCGAAGCTGCCCAAAGGGACCGTCGCCTCGCTGCTGAAGCCTGAGAACAAAGATAAGCTGATTGCAATTCTGACCTACCATGTTGTGCCAGGCAAAGTGATGGCGGAAGATGTGGTGAAGCTTTCCAAGGCGAAGACGGTCCAAGGCTCGACCGCCAAGGTTACCGTCAAGGAAGGTAAGGTCATGATCGACGAAGCCAACGTCGTGAAGACCGACATCGTGACCTCGAACGGGGTGATTCACGTGATCGACTCGGTCATCATGCCAGAGTAG
- a CDS encoding sigma-70 family RNA polymerase sigma factor — translation MENSLLQRIAAGDSTATTACIEKYGGLVWSLARRLSPTTTDAEDAVQEIFVDIWRNAERYRAELSEEATFVAMLARRRLIDRLRKHRRELESQPIDEQALQYPSPPQTPQTEIAEEASRATACMEGLRSDERNVLELSIYHGLPQTRISERTGIPLGTVKTHARRGLVKLRDCMQLRALRPRKGAEAR, via the coding sequence TTGGAGAACTCGCTTTTGCAGCGCATCGCGGCCGGAGACTCGACCGCCACGACCGCATGCATCGAGAAATATGGCGGCCTGGTATGGTCGCTGGCACGTCGCCTTTCGCCCACCACCACCGACGCGGAGGACGCCGTCCAAGAGATCTTCGTCGATATTTGGCGGAACGCCGAACGTTATCGAGCAGAGCTTTCGGAAGAAGCGACGTTCGTGGCGATGTTGGCGCGGCGGCGACTGATCGATCGTCTCCGCAAGCACCGCCGCGAATTGGAATCACAACCGATCGACGAGCAAGCCCTGCAATATCCTTCGCCCCCCCAGACACCTCAGACTGAAATCGCCGAAGAAGCGTCGCGGGCCACGGCCTGCATGGAAGGTCTCCGTAGCGACGAACGAAATGTGCTCGAGTTGTCGATCTATCATGGCTTACCGCAGACGCGCATTTCCGAGCGAACCGGCATTCCCCTGGGCACGGTCAAAACACATGCCCGGCGCGGCCTCGTGAAACTGAGGGACTGCATGCAGCTTAGAGCATTGCGGCCGCGGAAAGGAGCGGAGGCGCGATGA
- a CDS encoding anti-sigma factor: protein MSNHSNEESDRWEELQVTRLLFGLSPEEQSEFDELARQPARTTDASLEKAVASLDMAWSDHPSEHLPEHLKQAILARAEEELASKRAGSVERPSRSEDPQPNASRREASQYWPWLVSAACLAFALFSWWSSNVRDVAQPDLAQRRAELLAADNDHLQVDWSSGPTPVEGASGDVVWSNRQQQGYMRFRGLPINKPTEEQYQLWIFDKNQSEATPIDGGVFNISSTGETIVPIDAKLQVQQPYLFAVTIEKPGGVVVSSRERLPLVAEVK from the coding sequence ATGAGCAACCACTCGAACGAAGAATCCGATCGCTGGGAAGAACTTCAGGTCACGCGGCTGCTCTTCGGCTTGTCGCCGGAGGAACAATCGGAGTTTGATGAATTGGCCCGACAACCTGCGAGAACGACCGATGCTTCGCTGGAAAAAGCAGTGGCATCACTCGACATGGCCTGGTCCGATCACCCATCGGAACATCTGCCCGAGCACCTGAAGCAAGCCATCCTGGCGCGGGCCGAAGAAGAGCTTGCCTCGAAGCGAGCCGGTTCCGTCGAACGGCCTTCCCGCAGCGAAGATCCCCAACCGAACGCCTCACGACGCGAGGCCTCCCAATATTGGCCTTGGCTCGTCTCGGCTGCCTGCCTGGCGTTTGCCTTGTTCTCGTGGTGGTCTTCCAACGTGCGCGACGTGGCCCAGCCTGACCTCGCCCAGCGTCGAGCGGAGCTTCTCGCCGCCGACAACGATCATTTGCAAGTTGATTGGTCCAGCGGTCCCACCCCGGTCGAAGGTGCCAGCGGCGATGTCGTGTGGAGCAACCGTCAGCAACAGGGATACATGCGTTTTCGCGGTCTGCCGATTAACAAGCCCACCGAAGAGCAGTACCAGCTCTGGATCTTCGACAAAAACCAGAGCGAGGCCACACCGATCGATGGGGGTGTCTTCAACATCAGCTCGACCGGAGAAACAATCGTTCCGATCGACGCGAAGCTGCAAGTGCAACAGCCTTACCTGTTCGCCGTTACCATCGAGAAGCCCGGCGGCGTGGTCGTCTCTTCCCGGGAACGATTGCCGCTGGTGGCAGAAGTGAAATAG